In Zalophus californianus isolate mZalCal1 chromosome 4, mZalCal1.pri.v2, whole genome shotgun sequence, the following proteins share a genomic window:
- the KNCN gene encoding kinocilin has translation MDIPISSGDFRCLQLAWVALGLVAGSIIIGVSVSKAAAAVGGIFIGAAGLGLLILAYPFLKARFNLDHILPTIGSLRIHPDPGPDHGEGRSSANGNKEGACSSLSTVSRTLEKLKPGARGTGEG, from the exons ATGGACATCCCCATCAGCAGCGGAGACTTCCGCTGCCTACAGCTGGCCTGGGTGGCCCTCGGCCTGGTGGCCGGCAGCATCATCATCGGTGTGTCCGTGTCCAAAGCTGCAGCTGCCGTCGGTGGCATCTTCATTGGCGCCGCTGGTCTGG GGCTCCTCATCTTGGCCTACCCGTTCCTAAAGGCTCGGTTCAACCTGGACCACATTCTGCCCACCATAG GGAGCCTGAGAATCCACCCCGACCCAGGGCCAGACCATGGGGAGGGAAGATCCAGTGCCAATGGCAATAAAGAgg GAGCCTGCAGCAGCCTGTCCACGGTGAGCAGAACACTGGAGAAGCTGAAGCCAGGGGCCCGGGGGACTGGGGAGGGCTGA